From the genome of Longimicrobiaceae bacterium, one region includes:
- a CDS encoding DMT family transporter: MRNRSVYAALLGVQVFFGTLPIAIKIALRDLSAPSIALLRVTGAAVLFFAMQRTLVGERVQSRRDYALLALYALFGVVANQLLYISALTLTTATDAQVMAAAGPAFTLLVAISLRREKASAAKWAGIALSAAGAIYLVGAGFGSGSGVGNLLALANTAFYCVYLVLSRDLLRRYDALTVVTWVFIFGAVGILPWGAWALSSRPVTPGATTWLALAWIIVFPTVGAYYLNVYALKRVEASIVSVFVYLQPIVTALIAAPVLGEHPSPRLLPAGVLIFTGVLIAGFAGRKPSDGSHHPSPADQTFVET; encoded by the coding sequence GTGCGGAATCGTTCGGTGTACGCGGCGCTGCTGGGGGTGCAGGTCTTCTTCGGCACGCTTCCCATCGCCATCAAGATCGCTCTGCGCGACCTGTCCGCGCCCTCCATCGCGCTGCTGCGGGTGACGGGCGCGGCGGTGCTCTTCTTCGCCATGCAGCGCACGCTGGTGGGCGAACGCGTGCAGTCCCGGCGCGACTACGCGCTGCTGGCGCTGTACGCGCTGTTCGGCGTGGTCGCGAACCAGCTTCTGTACATCTCCGCGCTCACGCTCACCACCGCCACCGACGCGCAGGTGATGGCCGCCGCGGGCCCGGCGTTCACGCTGCTCGTCGCCATCTCCCTGCGGCGCGAGAAGGCGAGCGCGGCCAAGTGGGCCGGCATCGCGCTCTCCGCCGCGGGCGCCATCTACCTCGTCGGCGCGGGTTTCGGCTCCGGAAGCGGAGTGGGCAACCTGCTGGCGCTGGCGAACACGGCGTTCTACTGCGTCTACCTCGTGCTCTCGCGCGATCTGCTGCGCCGGTACGACGCGCTCACCGTGGTCACGTGGGTCTTCATCTTCGGCGCGGTCGGCATCCTCCCGTGGGGCGCGTGGGCGCTCTCCTCCCGCCCGGTGACGCCCGGCGCGACGACGTGGCTGGCGCTGGCGTGGATCATCGTGTTCCCCACCGTCGGCGCGTACTACCTGAACGTCTACGCGCTCAAGCGGGTGGAGGCGAGCATCGTCTCCGTCTTCGTCTACCTCCAGCCCATCGTCACGGCGCTCATCGCCGCGCCGGTGCTGGGCGAGCACCCGTCGCCGCGGCTGCTGCCCGCAGGCGTGCTCATCTTCACGGGCGTGCTCATCGCCGGTTTCGCGGGCCGCAAGCCGTCGGACGGATCGCATCACCCCTCACCTGCCGACCAGACGTTCGTGGAGACGTAG